The genomic window AAAGCACCCAGCCCGAGGCTGCTGGAAGAATGTGCACATTCGCCCAGCCCCGCTGGACTGGAGCGTGGAACTATGTGGCCCAGTTAGCCAGAACCGGCCCCCAGAGCCCTGAACTAAAGGGGAAAGGCTCATAAAAATGGAAAACTTGGGGTGGACAGAGCAGTGAGCAGGGCATCACTGATCCCAGCACCCTGCaggggccccgagcaccaccaggggcccactctgagcacagagccaggagtaggctctgctgggtgtggcccacccacccCCGAGGAGGAAACCGCCCTGAGCGCAGGATAGAGGCCTGAGCTTGTCGCGTCCTCTGGCCCAGCAGACAGCGGCGTGGCGCCCGCCCTGCGCCGGCTGCAGAAGCAGCTCCTGGCCCCGTGGAACAAGGACGAGTTGAGTGCCGCCAACGCCATCTTCGTGCAGCGCGACCTGCTCCTGAGCCCCGGCTTCATGCCCCACTTCTTCAAGCTGTTCCGGACCACGGTCAAGCAGGTGGACTTCTTGGAGGTGGAGAGAGCCAGGTTCATCGTGAACGACTGGGTGCAGAAACACACCAAAGGTGAGCGCACAGGCTCAGGGCCAGGGCTGCAGAGACcaggacccccagcccagcctcacccctccagccccctctcccctgcgtCAGAAAGCcaaacacagggctggagtgatagcaggagggcatttgcctggcacgcggccaagacaggtttgatccccggcatcacatatggtccccagaacactgccaggagtaattcctgggtgcagagtcaggagtaaccactgagtgtcgccaggtgagaccccctcCAAtcaaggccaaaaaaaaaaaaaggccaaacaCTTTCAGAATCCTCAAACCCACCCTGAAGGAGCCCCTAAAAGCCGCCAGGCCACAGGGTAACCCCTTCTACAGCCTCAGGgagcaaaaggggaaaaaactgGTTTTGGGGTCCCATTAGGGTCTCAGGACCAAGTCAAGGGGTGACCAAGCCTGATACTTACCATCTGAGGGAGACAGAACAGTcttagaagggccagagagacaattcAGCATTTAGGCgccagccttgcacgcagccgactagggttccatccccggcatcccacagggtccctcaagcacggccagaagtgagtcctgagcacagagccaggagtcagccctgagcacagctggtcaTAGACCCtccctgcaaaacaaacaaacaaaactacacTAAAATCCAGACTAGAAGCTGCTAGAAGCTGCCAGAAGGGCGCCCAGCCCCACCGTCTgcccagggccctgagcacccgcccctccccacccccaggcatgATCACGGACCTGCTGAGCACAGATGCCCTGGACCCGCTGACTCGGCTGGTGCTGGTGAATGCGCTGTACTTCAACGGCCAGTGGACGCTGCCCTTCCCGCCGTCGGCCACCCACCACCGCCTCTTCCACAGGAGTGACGGCAGCAGCTTCTCGGTGCCCATGATGGCGCAGACCAACAAATTCAACTACAGTGAGTGCCACCCGCCCGCGCTGCCGGGGAGAACCAACCCTGGCACGATGCCCGAAGTGACTCCCGTGCAGGAGGAAGCTGAAACACAGAAACCTCCgggcctccctctgcccccctgacCCCTCCCCGTCCCGCCCGGGGCCTCCGAAGTTCCTGGCAGGATTCCCCCGGGAGTGTGGAAGTTGGAAGCTGAGATTAAGGAGTTGCGTGGCAGGGCGGGTGTCGGGGGTTCGGGGGGCAGGAGTGTGGAGGAAAGGAGGCCCCCCAAGGTCGAGGCGCCCCAGCGATAGGACAGCAGTGGAGGGGGCCCGCTGGTCTTGCAGCTAGCCAAgatggattccatccccagcatccccgagggtcccccgagtcctgccagaagtgatctctgagctcagagccaggaatcagccctgagcactgtcaggtggggcCCCCACACCAAAGAAAAGGTAGAGAACCAGCTCTCGGCACGGCGGCACGGCAAGGGCATAGGAATATGCCAGAGAGCTGGGGAGTCTCCGCGGGGGCGAGGCCAGGGTGAGGAGCCCGCTGCTCCAAGGCGTCCGTGTCCCTGCAGCCGAGTGCACCACCCCTGACGGCGACATCTACGACATCGTGGAGCTGCCCTACCACGGAGGCACCATCAGCATGTTCATCGCCGCGCCCTACCGGAAGGAGGTGCCCCTGTCCGCCATCACCGACATCCTCGACACCGAGCTCGTGAGCCAGTGGAAAGGGAACATGACCAAGGTCGTGCGCCTGCTCGTGCTGCCCAAGTGAGTGCCCATCCGCCCCCCGGGCAGCTCCCCGCCTAACAGGGGCAGCAGGGTGGGCGCCACTGCCCACCCCCACGGGGCTTACCAGCCTGATGGTGGCGCAGGGTGGGTGCCACTGCCCAACCCCCGGGGTTTCCAGCCCGATGGTGGTGGCAGGCTGGCGGGAAATAGACAAGCATGGGTTTGATTAAGCCGCCGCCTCCGTCCTGCTTCTgctggagggcggggggtgggggtgcaggaccTGTGCCCCATCTGGCCTCACACCACTCACAGGACCCCCAGAGCAAGGATggaggcagggcagagagggTGGCTCCGCCTGCCCCTCTCCAgaaggccccgcccctgccccataAACACCGAGAAGGGCTCTCAGCTGCGGCTCTCACCATCTCTGCAGGAGCcaagggggctgggctgggcagtgaAAGAATCATCCAGAAGCTGTGGCCAtgtccccctcgcccccccgccCAGCCTTCCTGTTGCCCAACTCTGGAGGGTGGAGATTTGAGTGGGTTCTGCCTCTCTCCCAAATCAAGCCCATGAGCCCATGAGTCACCTGCTGGTGGGAGGCAGtgacccccaccccgcagccccgtCGGCTCCTCCCTGGGGCCCGCACTCGGCAGCACACCTCCAGCCTAGATGCTCCTCCGGCCGCCCGCAGGAGAACCTGTCCTTGCTCCCTCCTGCAGCCAGACTGGCTCTTCCTATAGGTGCAGAAACGCTGCTGGGCTGAGGACAGTCATTAGCCACAGGCTGAGGAGGCCCAGAGCAGCAGGGGGCGAGGGCGGAGTCAGGTGCCCCCACAGGGGGTGGGCAAGGAGCAGCTCCCCACAGCCTCTCCCTTCATTAGTCACAGGCTGAGGAGGCCCAGAGCAGCAGGGGGCGAGGGCGGAGTCAGGTGCCCCCACAGGGGGTGGGCGAGGAGCAGCTCCCCACAGCCTCTCCCTGCCGCCACCGCCACAGGTTCTCGCTGGAGAGTGAAATCGACCTGCGGCGGCCGCTGGAGGACCTGGGCGTGAGCGACGTGTTCAGCCCCAGCCGGGCGGACTTCAGGAGCCTCTCAGGTGAGGCCACCCCCTTGCTGGCTTCTCCCGGCGGACAGGGTGAGGGGCACCTGGGGACCTGCCCTGTGCAGCTGTGACTCAGGGGTCTGGGATCCCTCATTTCAGACCAAGAACCACTCTACGTGTCCCAAGCGCTACAGAAGGTGAAGATCAAGGTGGACGAGAGCGGCACGGTGGCCTCTTCCTCCACTGGTGAGTCCTGGCCTGGGGTGCCAAGTGACCCTGGGGACGCCGAGGCCCCACCTGGTCCCACCGCTAACACACACCTGTCCCTTCCAGCTGTGGTCATCTCAGCCCGCATGGCCCCCGAGGAGATCATCATGGACAGGCCCTTCCTCTTCGTGGTACGACACAACCCCACAGGTGAGAGCTGGGCGTGCGTCCACCTTCCAGCCCCAGGCTGGACTCCAGCCagacaggtgcacacacatgcatatacatacacatgtttgcgcacatacatacatgtacatgcatgtgtgcatatacatacacatgtgcaggcacacatgtgcacacatgcagatATAccccacacacatatgcatacacacacatagagactGGACCCCCCCAGGATCCCCCCACTGAATCTCAGAAGCTGCCAGGACCCCCATCTCACACATTGCCCACACTCAGCCCCATTCACCCCATTCAACGAGGCAGTTCCACCCGTGCTCACCTCttgtctctgtcctcaggaacGATCCTTTTCATGGGCCAAGTGATGGAGCCCTGAGTGCGGGCAGGTGGCGGCCAGGTGGGACACAACTGGACAAGGACCTGCGAGGAAGCACGTCTGGAGTGTGACATCTCTGCTGGATTCATCtttccagagaaagaaaagacatttgctttttttttttttttttttgaactgatAACTCACCCAGACCTCAGCCTCTCCCAGGAGGACATGAGCAAATGTCCAAGGAAGTCCTGGGGGCACCTCTGAGGGCCCCCCTGAAGGCAGAGCCCCCACCTACTGCAGACTTAAAGAAGCGCCCGCACAGGCTCCAGCCCGGCGTGGGGTGCTCGGGGCCAACCTTCAGAGGCCTTGGCAGGGCGGCCTTCGAGGCTCCCGgagctcctggggctggggggaggattTGCGTTCCGGTCACGTTGCCatcactggagcactgtctgCTCGGCCGAGGCTGGCTGCTGGCCAAGGGCCAGGCGCAAGCCACCCTTTGGGCTCAGAAGCCGAGTGGGCTcagggcgcccgcccgcccgcccgcccgccccagggCTGGGTGCGTTCCTGATCCTGAGTGTCGGGGAATTGTTTACTCCCAGAAGCGGATTTCTGCTTCCCACAAACTTGATTTTGCAGGAAGGCGGGCAGGCTGTGTGTGCTGGGCTCTCAGCCCCGGCTGGGGAGGGGATGCGGGGGGGCACGCTTGAATATTTATCACATGCTTCTGCTCGTGTGCTTGCCAGAGACggtgctcgggggtggggggctgagggtccaCTGTACACTCGCTTCTAGACCCCTTGGAGGTGTCTGGCCCGGAGCCTGCTTGCCCACTGCCAGACCCAGGGGGCACGCGGGAGTGACGGCACCACACCGCCACCTGGTGGCCACTCAGAGCTTCCCGCCCTGGCTcccggcctggccctggcctggccagcctctctctccccttgaCTGGACCCAAAGGAAGTGGTGGGTGCGAGGGACCCAAGTGAGGCCAGTCAGAGGCTTCAGAAGTTTCCGATCTATTTAGGAGCACAAGTGGGAGATCTGCCCGACCCAGCAGGACAGAACTTTCCCCAATTACAGGGTGACTCAGCTCGCTGGTGACTCACGCCCGTGAGTCATTTCCGGCTGCTGTGTGGAGCCCAGACACGTGAGAGGGAGACAATGAGAGTGAGGAGAGGGACAGTGGCGGGCTCGGTGACCCGGACGAGATCACCTTTGCCAACGGCGACCAGCCGGCGGCAGCCCAGGGCTGATTCTACCACCGCCTGCCTGGCCCAGCGGCCAGAGGAAGATCACCCCAGGAAGACTCCCCGAGGGAGGGGCCCCAACCCCTGGTTCTGGTCCGGCTCAGTTCCCCTTTGTTCGTCATGCACTGGACAGTGTCGGTGGCCACAGGCTGCCCTCACGAAACGCCCCCCCCAAATGTGAGCACCCGAGTTCTTGAGTGACGTGTGATGGAATGTGCCTTTTTCACTTTTGATATttaaatgactaaaaaaaaaatggttttattttttaaaaaaaaggactattaatataaatcaataaaagcatAAGCCTACACTGTCCCAGTGACTGGACTTTCTGTGTTTGTCATATAGATGAATCAAAACTGGGGTCTTGAGGGAGGAAGGATCCTTGGAACCCCCCAGTCCCTGTCCCCGGCTGCCGTCACAGAGCTGGGGTAACAGCCCACGCCAGCTCTGAGAGCAGATTCCAGGAACACGATGCAGGTGGGGGGCTTCTTCCTGGGCCTGATCCTCTGAAAAgaggggtggggccagagtgacagcacagtgggagggcacttgccttgcaggtttgatccctggcatcccacagggccccctgagccctgccaggagtgatccctgggcacagagtcaggagtcagccctgagcactgccgggtgtggcccaaggagCAAAAGAAACAGGGGAGAGTCTCCCCCAAACTCCTGCCAGCCCCTGGGCAGAGCTGCCCCCCTGGCTCCTGGCATGGCCTCCCCATATCTGTGCCAGGTGGTGtgccccaggctctgcactcacactGGGGTGCCACCGTCCTTCCTGTGCCTTAGATACCCCCTGGGCACTCTGGCGACAAGACTCCTTTTCTCCAGACCCTTTATAGCTTCCTTAAAATTTCCCCTGAAAAgccctttttattctttctctacttggAAGGCCCCTGCCAaagactgccccccccccaattcctTTCTGCTCAGACcttcaaaatcaatttttttctttctttttttaattttttttttctttttggatccacctggcaatgctcagggattcttcctggctctgcactcaggaatcactcctggcactgctcaggggaccctatgggatgccagggatcgaacccaggtaggctgcgtgcaaagcaaacgccctacccactgtgctatcgctccagtcccctccccctctttctttttctttcttctttccttcctccttccctcccttcctccctcccttctttcttcccttccttcctttcactctctttctctccccccgccccacagcactgctcagggttactcctggcacatgcaaaccaagtgttttacctactgtattatctctctggcccccagaacatTTCCAGCAATTACAAAAGTACCAAGAAGTGACTGTCTGAGTCCCTGGAGCCGCCCAGCCCTGGAAGCAGGACAAAGGGCCCTGAGACTCAGCGTTGGCCTGACAGCATTTGCACTCATGAGGTCcaacccccagtatcccatgtgtgTCCAGTCTGGCATGTGTAAGCACCGCAGGGCAGTGTTGGGTGAGCCCCTCAGCTAAAGTACTGAGGGCACCGAGGCCAGGCAGGGCCACCTGGATAACCCAAACTTGAGTGCCAGCGTGAAGACACTTActgcacccacccccgcccccacagcacgTGTGCAAGCTCATGTCTGAAGGAGGGCAAACCACGGGAAGCCCCCCGCTAAAACCGAgggaggggctgaagtgacagcacagcggggagggtgctgacCTCGCATGCAGCAGACAGACCCgagctcgatccccagcatcccagagggccccccgagcacccccagagtgatccctgagagcccctgagcactgctaaatgtagccccaaaaccaaaatgagaaaaaaagaaagagggaatgaAATAGCACCCCCAGCCCACAGGGGTTCTTGGATACTTTGCTAAGTGCTCAAAAGCATCCTCCAGATTCTCTCCCTGTGCACAAAGATGGTCATTGTTGGTGGAGCGGGCGGCTGTGGCGTCACGTCATGACTCAGCCCGCACAGCACACCTGCCCGGCTCTGGCTCCAGCTGCATCTGCGGGCGGCGGGcatggggggccctggggtgggggcacacgaTTCTAAATCTGGAACCTCTGTGATGGACTCTGGGCCTTCCCGGCTTCCTGCTACAGTCCTGGTCACTGTTCTCCACACCGAGCGTGCCACCCTGGCCTGCCTGTCCCCACACACAGACGCTGGTGACCCCGGAACAGAGTGCCCTGGGAACCCCCAGATGGGACCCCACTAGCCTGAAATGACAGAGAGCCGCTGACGGGCTCATAGGCCTGGTCAGAAACTCGTGGTCACCACTGCCCACACAGACTGAGCCCCAAATACAGTTGGGGTTCACACCCGGAACCGGGGGAGGCTCTGCTCACCCCCTACCTTCTCCCAGCACCCAATTTCCCAGAGTGAGGTGGGAGAGGCTGCTCaggcctctgcccccccccatcaTTTGCCATGCCCCCCTTCCTCTGCTCCCTCGGAGCTGCCCAGTGCATTCCTGGGGCTAGGTGGGGACTCAGCCTTCCTGCTGACACtactctcttttatttatttatttatttatttatttagtttccttttggggtcacacccagcattgcacaggggttacttctgactctgcactcaggaattactcctggcggtgctccggggaccatatgggatgctgggaatcgaacccaggtcggctgcatgcaaggcaaacgccctgccgctgtgctattgctccagccccttttctttatttattggggatgcaccacacccagtgacgctcggggatcactcccagtggactTGTGAGACCCTATGgagtgccgggaactgaacctgggtcggccgcacacAAGGCCCACTGGccattctctccagccctgcttctgcTCTAGATGGGTTTCCTCAAGGCTTCTCTTCTCCCCAACACTGATGTACTAAGAGGACCCTACACCCCCGCCACAGCCTGAGCCAGGACCAGAGGgcctgggaggaaggaagagggcagGAAAGCACTGTCCCTCTGTTGGCTCAGAGGACTGCTCCCGTCCCCCAGctgctcccatccccccaccttctCCACATCCCAAGCTgttcccatcccccacctgctcccatccccccacctgctccccctgTCCCCCAGCTGCTCCCCATGCCCCCACCTTCGCCCTGTCCCCCCTTCTCCCCGTCCCCCCAGCTGCTCctacccctgccccctctcctttctcccttggcTTCTCAGACAGGCAgctggcagggactgggggacaGACTCTTGGCTGGCTCAGGTTAGAGCTGCGCCACCGAGATGTGGCCTGGCGCGCGAAACGCACCAACCCCCGGGCCACAGCATGAGGACAGCAggttaggcatttgctttgcacacggccgactgagttcggtccccagcatctcagatggtgccctgagtccaccaggcgtgattccagcgcacagagccaggagtaactcctgagcactgctggatggggcccaaaaaacaaaaacaaggggccggagtgataggacagcagggaggatgctggccttgcacatggccaaccggatTCGACCCTCGACATTCCCAaccaacaccaggaataattgccAAATACAGTCAGgatggagccctgagcatcaccacgtgtggccccaaaccaaaacaaaacacccatccccccaaaaaccCACAAAATGCTTCTACACTCACCTCTGGGGGCTGGCACTCCAGCTTTCCTCCTCCTACTGCAGACCCCATGGTCCCTCCCCCTACCCAAGATgtacccccagccctgcctttaCCTGCTCTGCCTCCTCTCCTGCCTTCATACCTGCCCAGGATAAtgctcttccctttcccttccctgtgGTTGCCATGGTGATGACCCAGGGTCACACACACTTAGCTGCTTGCAGAGTCCACACCATCAGCTGTGGTGTCCAAGGTCACAGACAGCCCAGAGGGACAGGCTCAGCACGCAGGCAGCCCCCGGGGACCTAACTCGGCCTCCACTCGCCGAGCGGGCGCTTTTGCCAGAGTCATCCTGGAGCACAGTGACAGAGGAACAATGACCCACAGTAAAACGGGCTTGGAACGGAAGCCCTGTGAAtgtggcctcctcctccctctccctctcctcccttctctctctgctgtcATCACTGCAATGACCTGGGGAGGGTGGAGCTGCCCATTAGGTTGGGTGGCAGAAGTCACGAATGCAGTGCCACTGGAATCGCATTCGGGCACCTGGGGCAGTCCCGGGCATCAAACTCAATCCCGGTCTCTCCCCtgtaggcaaatgctctacctctgagccattCCCAGAGGCCTCAAAATTCCTGCTTTTAATGGTGTGTTTTCAGACCCCAGCTGGCAACATGAGAGGCCAGCAAGCAAACCCACGGGGAAGCGGGGggcctttcctcctctcctgcaCCTTTTGGTCTCctaggggccgggctgggggccggagGCAACCACCGAGGATCCAGAGCCCGGTGCTGTGATCTCCTTATACCCCGAAAGACGTGCCCAATTCCAGGCACTAAACTAGGCCCTGAGGAGCCCATTCCTCACCCGCAACCGATTTGCTCAGAAAttcaaaaaagagcaaaaagaaactGAAAGGGCCTCtcgaccgccccccccccccccatcctgcacCTCGCCCATGAAGCCTCCAGAAGCGCAAACTCTCCTTCATCCCAAAGCACACAGCCCCGACGCACTGCAAAGGTGCAGAAGAAAAGAACGTTCCAGCAGCTCTGGCCTCGGGACCACCAGGGGCGCTTGCCCAGGACGTGCTCCATTTACCGACCCCCTGCTCTGCTGGGATATTTTCAGGACAAAGCGAGCGCGGGGCCCTGctgggcccagcctggccctgctctggccTTTCCAcgcctttcttcttccctctgcctctgaGTGTTTTCCCCCTCTGCCTCTTCAGAGAAGAAGCgccagcccgccctgccccggcTGTGGCACTGCACGCGCCTTCCTAGTAAACCTCAGTCACCGGCGCGAGTCTCTGCCCGTGCGCCAAGCCTCCAGTTCCCTCCACCGTGAAGACAGTCTATCCGAGTGATTTATCAAGGAGACACCATCTGCTTTCCAAGCCGACGGGGGCAGCAAGTGTCGCTCCCAACAGGCAGAGGGGCCCGTGGGAGAGAGAAGCCGGGGTGaaggcgctggcctggcatgtTGGCACCCCCgtgttgatccctggcatcacacagggtcccctgagcactaccaggagtcacttctgagcacagagccaggaacagcccttgaGCACTCCTGTGTGGGTGATAAAAGAAAGTCACGCTCGCTGTGTTCCGAATGGGGTGACTTAGTGGGGAGCCAAGGTCCCGGGAAGGCGTGGCTTTCtcctggccaccagggggcgctgtggctCCAGTGGCCAGAGAGCCTGGGGGAGCCCAGGACCCGTGGCCCCAACATCTGGCCCACTCTGAAGGCCAGGCCAAGCCCAGATGCTCAAGCTTGACTTTAtgctggggccccagggccctATACTTGTCAGCTCCTGTCAAGTGCTGCAGATGAGGCTGCGGCCAGCAGAGACGCCACGCGGGCAGGGCCGACGCTGACACCCAGGGCGGCTGTGCCACGTGTCCATCCATGCCGAGCCGCCTGCACGGCGGGTCCCCGCAGGCACCCCCGTCCtgccaggtgtgtggggggggcgggggggggggctgtgccgCGTGCCTGGTGGCGTGACAGTGACGTTCGCCCGAGGACACAGCCCCAGTGACGCAGCCCTCGGAACGGGCCCCTGTCATTAAGTGACGCACGACTGTATAGTCTGGAGTATAAGGGGCTCATCAGGAGCGGCTGCTTGATTGAGACTCAAGAGTGAGTAagcccagggggaggggggcgtgggaAGAGAATGGAAGGCCTGCAGGAAACTCGGAACAGCGTCACCGGGAGGGACAGCCCGGAgcaaggtggcaggagggagagggacgCAGGAGGACGCTTTTCGGAAGGCCCTTCCCTTCCTGTCGGAGGGCCCCTCTCTCCCCGGGTACCACCTGGTGCGGCCGGGCAAGACTCACCCACAGCACCTGAGAGACGGGACAGAGGCTGAGGCGTCTGCGCACGGCCGACATCCTCACACCGTCTCCCGGCATGGCCAGGGCTGATGTTTGGACAACCCCGAGGGCCCTGGCAGAGTCAGCGGCCCAGGGAAAGGCAGGGACCTGGGCCAtagcaggagggaggaaggaacctGTTCGGGTGATGGAGTATGAGGTGACAGAGGAATGTTCAAATGGAGAGTCGTTTCTTTATTCATCCAGTAAAGGCCCGGGACATGCCAGAATCAGGCCCTGGGTGGACGAAAGCAGCAAAGGAAGAACCATGTGTGGTTCTCGAGCACAGCAGATGAAACGTGCAGTATTCAACTCTGGACTCAAGGCTGCCCATTAGGGgctgagagagagcagaggggccaGTCTGTCGCCCAGCCCCACACGGTCACTTAAGatcacccccagcacagagctgtgtgtagccccagtgcccctcccccgATGTATCAGGGACTCGAGAGATGGGACAGAGGTTGAGGCGTTGGCTATGGCTGACCCccgttccatccccagcaccacagtcccccagcactgtcaggagagacccctgagcaccagtgggcatGGCCAAGGCCCTCCAAACTGAGCACATTTTGCGTGAGAAGAAAGAcgacacgggggctggagcgatagcacagcggggagggcgtttgccttgcatacagccaagctggttcgattcccagcatcatatagggccccctgagcaccaccaggagtaactcctgagtgtggagccaggagtaatcctgagcatcgccgggtgtgacccgaaaagaaaaaacaaaaagacaacagGTCCAACACTTGCATACAGATGATGactctgtgtgagtgagtgtgagtgtgtgtgtgtgtgtgtgtgtgtgtgtgtgtgtggtggtggtggtgggattgaagcCAGAGCCCTGCGCAAGCAGGTGGGGGCTCTAGCCCCAAGCCACGGCCACCTCCCTGCCGCCTCCCCTCCGTGCCTCCAGGTGCAAAGCAGAGGGAGCCCCAAGCCTGAGCTCCATGCGGGCACTCTAGAATGCAGGCAGAAGAGACGCTCCACCAGGGCTCCCTGTCCATCCACCCCCGCAGAGGACAAGGCGTGTGACCCCTCTGGTCTCCCACCAGAAACCAGCTTCTGGTAATAGAGGTGCAAAAGGGAAGTGGGCAGCTCCGG from Sorex araneus isolate mSorAra2 chromosome 4, mSorAra2.pri, whole genome shotgun sequence includes these protein-coding regions:
- the SERPINE1 gene encoding plasminogen activator inhibitor 1 — encoded protein: MFSGPVLTCLALGLALATGTRSDPVRAARLVTDFGVQVFQQVAQASPDSNMAFSPYGVASVLAMLQTTTAGESQRQIQEAMHFRTEDSGVAPALRRLQKQLLAPWNKDELSAANAIFVQRDLLLSPGFMPHFFKLFRTTVKQVDFLEVERARFIVNDWVQKHTKGMITDLLSTDALDPLTRLVLVNALYFNGQWTLPFPPSATHHRLFHRSDGSSFSVPMMAQTNKFNYTECTTPDGDIYDIVELPYHGGTISMFIAAPYRKEVPLSAITDILDTELVSQWKGNMTKVVRLLVLPKFSLESEIDLRRPLEDLGVSDVFSPSRADFRSLSDQEPLYVSQALQKVKIKVDESGTVASSSTAVVISARMAPEEIIMDRPFLFVVRHNPTGTILFMGQVMEP